A region from the Triticum aestivum cultivar Chinese Spring chromosome 3D, IWGSC CS RefSeq v2.1, whole genome shotgun sequence genome encodes:
- the LOC123074069 gene encoding uncharacterized protein, with protein sequence MRREGRQRGWVRVYDRALVDPEGKRRAVHVVDGPVVANGGFIRAPRKPTNQSKSGGLRALGRDALVQEDEEERQLHPPLGAGHSGYYCTTTCQSPFRFEAVPYGWRYDAFAPEEVQAPRPPPAARSGGRGASCKGSRKFKHSEIKMYYVDAADDVDGRLDYLCDFDS encoded by the coding sequence ATGCGGCGCGAGGGGCGGCAGCGAGGGTGGGTGCGCGTGTACGACCGCGCCCTGGTCGACCCGGAGGGCAAGCGCCGGGCCGTGCACGTCGTGGATGGCCCCGTGGTGGCCAACGGCGGCTTCATCAGGGCGCCGCGGAAGCCGACCAACCAGTCCAAGTCCGGCGGCCTCCGCGCGCTCGGCAGGGACGCCCTCGTgcaagaggacgaggaggagcggcAGCTCCATCCGCCGCTAGGCGCCGGGCATTCCGGGTACTACTGCACAACGACGTGCCAGTCACCCTTCAGATTCGAGGCCGTGCCGTATGGATGGAGGTACGACGCCTTCGCGCCCGAGGAAGTGCAAGCTCCTCGTCCGCCGCCGGCAGCGCGTTCCGGGGGTAGAGGAGCGTCCTGCAAAGGGAGCCGCAAGTTCAAGCACAGCGAGATCAAGATGTACTACGTCGACGCGGCCGATGACGTCGATGGGCGCCTAGATTATCTCTGTGACTTCGATTCATGA
- the LOC123074070 gene encoding uncharacterized protein, protein MRREGRQRGWVRVYDRALVDPEGKRRAVHVVDGPVVANGGYIRASRKPTNQSKSGGLRALGRDALTLEEDEEPQPLPPEDKRFGYYYSKGWQSPFKYEATSGQSWNWKYDAAEHEQVHARQPLAAHLGGRSACKGSRKFKHDEIKTYYLDAADVVDEQLDSLCCDFDS, encoded by the coding sequence ATGCGGCGCGAGGGGCGGCAGCGAGGGTGGGTGCGCGTCTACGACCGCGCCCTGGTGGACCCGGAGGGCAAGCGCCGCGCCGTGCACGTTGTCGACGGCCCCGTGGTGGCCAACGGCGGCTACATCAGGGCGTCCCGGAAGCCGACCAACCAGTCCAAGTCCGGCGGCCTCCGCGCCCTCGGCAGGGACGCCCTCACGCTAGAGGAGGACGAGGAGCCGCAGCCCCTTCCGCCCGAGGACAAGCGCTTCGGCTACTACTACTCCAAGGGGTGGCAGTCGCCGTTCAAGTACGAGGCCACCTCAGGGCAGTCGTGGAACTGGAAGTACGATGCCGCCGAGCACGAGCAGGTGCACGCTCGTCAGCCGCTGGCGGCGCATCTCGGGGGGAGATCGGCGTGCAAGGGGAGCCGCAAGTTCAAGCACGACGAGATCAAGACGTACTATCTCGACGCGGCCGACGTAGTCGATGAGCAGCTCGATTCTCTCTGCTGTGATTTCGATTCATGA